The sequence below is a genomic window from Flavobacterium keumense.
ATTGGTACAATTCATCCTTCAATAAAAAAATGTGTTATGATGGTATTACCGCATACTAGTGCGCATGATTTCTATTTAGGAATATTTACTCGAGGGATTATTGGACTTGAGATGAATTTTGTAGCAAAGAAAGAATTGTTTCGTTTTCCGTTTGGGTATTATTTCAGATATATGGGAGGTGCTCCATTAGATCGCACAGGGGGGTTAAATAGAGTAGATGCAATCGCTTCGCTATTTGCTAAAAAAGAAGTGTTCAGGTTAGCAATAGCTCCAGAAGGAACCAGAAAACATGTTACTGAATTAAAAACAGGATTCTATTATATAGCCTTAAAAGCAGATGTTCCAATTGTTCCCGTTGCTTTTGATTTTGGTAAAAAAGAAGTGCGATTCGGAACTCCGTTGCAACCATCAGGAAATATAGATCAAGATTTATTGATTTTAAATCAGCATTTTATAGGTGTAAAAGGTAAAATTCCTGAATATGGTTTTCAAGTAAAAGAAAATAATTAAGAAAATGTCATTACTATAAGTTAGTTACTTTTGTAAAATCAAATTTAAAAATATGAATTTAGAAGTTGCATTCAATCAAAATAAAGAACAATCTATACAAGGTCGTTATTTGACGTTAGATCATATTCAGCCTGTCTTAAATCGATTAAACACCAACAACCAATTGCAAGTTATTGGACAATCTGTTTTAGGAAAGCCAATCTATGAATATCAAATAGGGCATGGGGCAAAACGTGTTTTTCTTTGGTCACAGATGCATGGCAATGAAAGTACCACAACCAAAGGAATGTTTGATTTTGTAAATCTACTGCATAGTGAGTCGGATTTAGCGAAACAATTTCTAAATCATTTTACTTTTTGTTGGATTCCAATCTTAAATCCTGATGGCGCTACTTTGTACACTCGAGCAAATGCAAATGGGGTAGATTTAAATCGCGATTCTCAAGATATATCACAGCCGGAAAGCCAAGTATTACGGGCTACTTTTGAACGATTTAAGCCTGATTTTTGTTTTAATCTTCATGATCAGCGCACCATTTTTGGAGTTGCTAATACAGGAAAACCAGCTACGATGTCATTTTTAGCACCTTCTTATAATGAAGAAAGAGAGGTTAATGAATCAAGATTAAAAGCAATCAATGTTATAGCAGGAATAAATGAAGTTCTTCAACAATTTATCCCAGGGCAAGTAGGTCGTTTTGATGATTCATTCAATATCAATTGTATTGGAGATACATTTCAATATCTTGGAGTTCCAACTATTTTATTTGAAGCAGGTCATTTTCCGAATGATTATGAAAGAGAACAGACAAGAAAATTTGTTTTTATTTCATTGGTTACAGCTTTTAAGGTTATTAGCGAAAACGATATAGTTACTAATAGAATGGAAGATTATTTGAATATTTCACAAAATAATCCCGTTTTTTGTGATTTTTTGTATAAAAATGTCAAAATAAATTATGATGGTAACGAAAAAATCATCAATTTTGCGTCACAATACAAAGAAGAATTAATTGGGGATCGAATTTGTTTTAATGCATATATTAATCAAATTGACAATTTAGAAAATTGTTTTGGTCATTGTGAGTATGATGCGCAGGGAGCTCTTTATACGGATGATTATAATAACATTCCTAAATTAGATCAAAAAGCCAATTTTTACTTAAATAATGATATAAAATTTGTTAATGGATTGGTAAAAAACTAAAATTTTTACTTTTTATTTAATTTTTATACATATTTTTATTCTTTGTTTTTAGGTAATTAATAATATTAATTGAATAAATATGAGTAAGTTTCGTTTAGATGAAGTAGATCACCAAATTTTAGATATGTTGATTGATAATACTAGAGTTCCATTTACGGATATTGCTAAAAAATTATTGATTTCAGCAGGTACGGTTCACGTAAGAGTGAAAAAAATGGAAGATGCAGGAATTATTATGGGATCTTCTCTAGTACTTGATTATGATAAATTAGGATACTCATTTATAGCATATGTAGGTGTTTTTCTAAACAATACTTCTCAAACCAAATTTGTTTTGGAGAGAATTAATGAGATTCCTTTTGTAACGGTTGCATCTGTTACTACAGGTAAATTCAATATCTTTTGTAAGATTAGAGCCAAAGATACTAAACATGCAAAGGATGTTATTTTTATGATTGATGATATTGATGGAGTTTACAGAACTGAAACCATGATTTCATTGGAAGAAAGTATTAATGATAAGAAACGTTTAATGCATACAATTTTTAAAAACATGTAATGCTTGATGCTATATAATATATAACCTCAAGTTACTGCTTGGGGTTTTTTTATGTCAAATGAATCTACAACAACAACTAACTACTACTTAAACCATGTATACCCTTCCTAAAATTGAACGTTTTAATCAAGATGTTCTGTCAAAATATCATATTTACAATAGTGTCTTTATTACACTACCTTTTGATTCTATTGATAATACAGGTGTTTTATTGCCTTTATTTACTGAAGTTTGTGAAACAGGGTTTAAAAAACAAGAAACTCCCGGAGAGATCGTGGAATTTTTTGCAAAAAAATATTTGCATACTGATTCTGAATCCGATAAAATTGATTTGATGTTTCGTTTTATTCAATATATAGAAAGACAGATTGTGCTTTTTGATGCTATTGAAGACG
It includes:
- a CDS encoding 1-acyl-sn-glycerol-3-phosphate acyltransferase, which codes for MKKQFYKWLFFKVMGWKIIGTIHPSIKKCVMMVLPHTSAHDFYLGIFTRGIIGLEMNFVAKKELFRFPFGYYFRYMGGAPLDRTGGLNRVDAIASLFAKKEVFRLAIAPEGTRKHVTELKTGFYYIALKADVPIVPVAFDFGKKEVRFGTPLQPSGNIDQDLLILNQHFIGVKGKIPEYGFQVKENN
- a CDS encoding M14 family metallopeptidase; amino-acid sequence: MNLEVAFNQNKEQSIQGRYLTLDHIQPVLNRLNTNNQLQVIGQSVLGKPIYEYQIGHGAKRVFLWSQMHGNESTTTKGMFDFVNLLHSESDLAKQFLNHFTFCWIPILNPDGATLYTRANANGVDLNRDSQDISQPESQVLRATFERFKPDFCFNLHDQRTIFGVANTGKPATMSFLAPSYNEEREVNESRLKAINVIAGINEVLQQFIPGQVGRFDDSFNINCIGDTFQYLGVPTILFEAGHFPNDYEREQTRKFVFISLVTAFKVISENDIVTNRMEDYLNISQNNPVFCDFLYKNVKINYDGNEKIINFASQYKEELIGDRICFNAYINQIDNLENCFGHCEYDAQGALYTDDYNNIPKLDQKANFYLNNDIKFVNGLVKN
- a CDS encoding Lrp/AsnC family transcriptional regulator, with product MSKFRLDEVDHQILDMLIDNTRVPFTDIAKKLLISAGTVHVRVKKMEDAGIIMGSSLVLDYDKLGYSFIAYVGVFLNNTSQTKFVLERINEIPFVTVASVTTGKFNIFCKIRAKDTKHAKDVIFMIDDIDGVYRTETMISLEESINDKKRLMHTIFKNM